The following proteins come from a genomic window of Synechococcus sp. NB0720_010:
- a CDS encoding SWIM zinc finger family protein, which translates to MTFTSPSNGITTQLGDEGLSQQPWWVEQWMELINGYRFKKRLERAWAYAREGNVLSIRFEGRRVHARVQGSGEDPYKVKLWLDVLNDEDWNYVLEALGQKARWSAQLLAGVMPQDIERAFAASGKRLFPFKLQEVRSECTCPDKVNPCKHVSAVYYLMGERFSEDPFVLFQLRGRTRAQLLSDLAVKRRALLAKKAKEAKANPDAEQANAPQLHPAPISIREPKRWWRYGAALDPGLVVITPAMEGDTGLDEAGAIPLAEDGRFPEAGKQFVEHLKAQGASFSATAMATAMAAGSKQDD; encoded by the coding sequence GTGACCTTCACCTCCCCCTCCAACGGCATCACCACCCAGCTCGGCGATGAGGGCCTGAGCCAGCAGCCCTGGTGGGTTGAGCAGTGGATGGAGCTGATCAACGGCTACCGCTTCAAGAAACGCCTGGAGCGGGCCTGGGCCTATGCCCGCGAGGGCAACGTCCTCTCCATTCGCTTTGAGGGGCGCCGTGTGCACGCCCGGGTGCAGGGCAGCGGCGAGGACCCCTACAAGGTGAAACTCTGGCTCGATGTCCTCAACGACGAGGACTGGAACTACGTCCTCGAGGCCCTCGGTCAAAAGGCCCGCTGGTCCGCCCAGCTGCTGGCCGGGGTCATGCCCCAGGACATCGAGCGCGCCTTCGCCGCCAGCGGCAAGCGGCTCTTTCCCTTCAAGTTGCAGGAGGTGCGCAGCGAGTGCACCTGCCCGGACAAGGTCAACCCCTGCAAGCACGTCAGCGCCGTCTACTACCTGATGGGGGAGCGCTTCAGCGAAGACCCCTTCGTCCTCTTCCAGCTTCGGGGCCGGACCCGCGCCCAGCTGCTCAGCGACCTGGCGGTCAAGCGCCGGGCCCTGCTGGCCAAGAAAGCCAAGGAGGCCAAGGCCAACCCCGACGCAGAGCAGGCCAATGCGCCCCAACTGCACCCCGCGCCCATCTCCATCCGCGAGCCCAAACGCTGGTGGCGCTACGGAGCCGCCCTCGACCCCGGCCTGGTGGTCATCACCCCGGCCATGGAGGGGGACACCGGCCTGGATGAAGCCGGAGCCATCCCCCTGGCGGAGGACGGCCGCTTCCCGGAGGCCGGCAAGCAATTCGTCGAGCACCTCAAGGCCCAGGGCGCCAGCTTCAGTGCCACGGCCATGGCCACCGCCATGGCTGCCGGCAGCAAGCAAGACGACTGA
- a CDS encoding FkbM family methyltransferase, with protein sequence MAFARSGFKSAVIQKIAKIANVYQFVDVGANLGQTMLEVFSSNNNIEYFGFEPNPQAFSCLQELAATIKVNANLFPWACGTDCSPASFYSSSIEDCSATLLPEIRPDTYLKSKPTHIASYPLDISLKSHQLSSCFIMKVDVEGFENEVLSGAENLIAAKRPFIFCEVLHAHRDSEIGLNNARKALLESFLVGVNYSIFQIHLSASDRNTFQGLNKIKTLPKNLLWKSAPHTCDFMFVPSELEEGLLASI encoded by the coding sequence GTGGCATTTGCCAGGTCAGGTTTTAAAAGTGCTGTAATTCAAAAGATCGCTAAGATCGCAAATGTCTACCAGTTTGTTGATGTAGGCGCAAATCTTGGTCAGACAATGCTCGAGGTTTTCTCGAGTAATAACAACATTGAGTATTTTGGTTTTGAGCCAAATCCACAAGCATTTTCATGCCTGCAAGAGCTCGCCGCAACAATAAAAGTCAATGCTAATCTGTTCCCTTGGGCTTGTGGTACTGATTGCAGTCCAGCCAGCTTTTATAGCTCTTCAATTGAAGACTGCAGCGCGACCCTGCTCCCTGAGATACGCCCTGATACGTATTTAAAATCTAAGCCAACACATATCGCAAGCTATCCACTCGATATTTCTCTAAAGTCTCATCAACTCTCCTCATGCTTTATAATGAAAGTGGACGTAGAAGGTTTTGAGAATGAAGTCTTGTCCGGCGCTGAAAATTTAATAGCGGCAAAAAGACCATTTATCTTTTGTGAAGTATTGCATGCTCATCGTGACTCGGAAATAGGACTAAATAATGCACGCAAGGCATTGTTAGAGTCTTTTCTTGTGGGTGTTAACTACAGTATTTTTCAGATTCACCTCTCTGCAAGCGATCGCAATACTTTTCAAGGGTTAAACAAAATCAAGACTCTCCCAAAAAATCTGCTTTGGAAGAGCGCTCCACACACCTGTGATTTCATGTTCGTACCAAGTGAGCTTGAAGAAGGTCTACTTGCTTCAATTTAG
- a CDS encoding trans-aconitate 2-methyltransferase, with product MSDLANRFDQIYANGLWGKQLSSGPGSWHEPLVNAYIDTVGAFLESERLSGVCNAVDLGCGDFNIGSKIAPKCKSIMAIDISQKVIDYCRNSFIQNGVTFVCADARTFIPEECDIIFIRQVFQHLSNSDIQKILSNLDGVSSFVAITEHIPSDKFVANLDIESGTPHTRLSLKSGVDITQKGFKHNLTLYKETLNYYGFGGNIKTSVYQQK from the coding sequence ATGAGTGATTTAGCCAATCGCTTCGACCAAATCTATGCTAATGGTCTCTGGGGAAAACAGCTAAGTTCTGGTCCAGGTTCTTGGCATGAACCACTTGTCAATGCATATATTGATACAGTCGGAGCTTTTCTAGAATCGGAAAGACTTTCTGGAGTATGTAATGCAGTTGACTTAGGATGTGGCGATTTTAATATCGGTTCGAAAATAGCACCAAAGTGCAAATCTATCATGGCCATAGATATATCGCAGAAAGTCATCGACTACTGTCGTAATTCATTCATTCAAAATGGAGTTACTTTTGTTTGTGCTGATGCAAGAACGTTTATCCCGGAAGAGTGCGATATAATTTTCATCCGTCAGGTGTTTCAGCACTTGTCAAATAGTGACATCCAGAAGATTCTGTCAAATTTGGACGGCGTGTCTAGTTTTGTGGCAATTACAGAACATATTCCATCTGATAAGTTTGTCGCGAACTTAGATATTGAGTCGGGTACACCACACACGCGACTTTCGCTAAAGAGCGGTGTTGACATCACTCAAAAAGGATTCAAGCACAATCTTACTTTGTACAAAGAAACTTTAAATTACTATGGCTTTGGAGGGAATATCAAAACCTCTGTCTACCAGCAAAAGTAG
- a CDS encoding methyltransferase domain-containing protein, with the protein MKLNLGCGNKKLRGYVNIDQSEHCEPDLLLNLENTPYPFKSSSIDEIIMNSVLEHLPARPNDFFRILKEIYRIMKDQGELKVLCPHPFHRWQIVDFTHQKSIDREGLEMLDKEFCKRLIQQGDAKTPLALIYDVDFRIISSQSYIDPDCANHIKNVLGSFDPGKLDSYAYLFNNIIGGQSFVLRAVKA; encoded by the coding sequence ATGAAGCTTAACCTTGGCTGCGGGAACAAGAAACTAAGAGGCTATGTCAACATTGATCAATCAGAGCATTGTGAGCCAGATTTGCTCTTAAACCTAGAAAACACACCTTACCCTTTCAAGTCATCATCTATTGATGAAATAATAATGAATTCAGTTCTTGAACATCTCCCTGCTCGTCCGAATGATTTCTTTCGAATATTAAAAGAGATCTATCGAATAATGAAAGACCAGGGCGAGCTAAAGGTCTTATGCCCTCACCCATTCCACCGTTGGCAGATTGTCGATTTCACGCACCAGAAATCGATTGACCGTGAAGGTCTAGAAATGCTAGACAAGGAATTTTGCAAGAGACTCATTCAACAAGGTGATGCCAAAACACCTTTGGCCTTAATATACGATGTCGATTTTCGCATTATTTCATCTCAGAGCTATATTGATCCTGACTGTGCTAACCACATCAAGAATGTTCTAGGTAGCTTTGACCCAGGAAAGCTTGACTCGTACGCGTATTTATTCAATAACATTATTGGTGGCCAGTCATTTGTTCTTCGAGCTGTTAAAGCATGA
- a CDS encoding glycosyltransferase family A protein, whose product MPKISVIVPTRNRASFLPQLLELYRNQTWPNKELLVLDDSEQEDENFKDLAKSHSDVKYWHRSQKLSIGTKRNALVSESTGEIIAHFDDDDYYAPNYLSWMHGEMQSNHADFVKLGGWFALHQESNTLGFWDTTDFKSAHHIFCGTEDVQNKKDTFTKNALRSFLTGYGFSYFYKKDCWTGSSFPDRDIGEDTIFVEQLIAAKKKIHLTQDGSGICLHIIHRGNTSRCFPNYIIPKPLHSKLFPDQHKRKTAEKDLPTVSICTLTHNRESHVRRLQKCVEAQDYPPEKIEWLILDDSSEYKHNLTLTSTTGIKIKYQRVKQKMQLGKKRNVAHKLCSHDYIVYMDDDDFYHPQRVRHAIERLIQEGKELAGSTSLLIYFLHDRTLWLSGPFGANHATAGTFAMTRRFAQSHFYDNESSCNEEKEFLNNYTIPMAQLAPEKTMICISHESNTFDKKQMRKQGETPRMRKVDSAEVTRVLDDFFM is encoded by the coding sequence ATGCCCAAGATTTCCGTCATCGTGCCGACGCGGAATAGGGCTTCATTTCTTCCACAGCTCCTTGAGCTGTACAGAAATCAAACATGGCCAAACAAAGAACTCCTTGTACTCGATGACAGCGAGCAAGAAGACGAAAACTTCAAGGATCTCGCAAAAAGCCACAGCGACGTCAAATACTGGCATCGAAGCCAGAAGCTGAGCATTGGCACCAAGAGAAATGCACTTGTCAGCGAAAGCACAGGCGAAATCATTGCGCATTTCGACGACGACGATTACTACGCGCCGAACTACCTCAGCTGGATGCATGGGGAAATGCAAAGCAACCATGCCGACTTTGTGAAACTTGGCGGCTGGTTTGCACTCCACCAAGAAAGCAACACTCTCGGCTTCTGGGATACAACCGACTTCAAGTCTGCACATCATATTTTTTGCGGAACAGAAGATGTCCAAAACAAAAAGGACACTTTCACCAAAAACGCCCTCAGATCTTTCTTAACAGGCTATGGATTCAGCTACTTTTACAAAAAAGACTGCTGGACTGGGTCATCTTTCCCGGATAGAGATATTGGAGAGGACACAATATTTGTCGAACAACTCATTGCCGCCAAGAAAAAAATACATCTAACTCAAGATGGATCTGGCATTTGCCTGCACATAATTCACCGCGGAAACACTTCGAGATGCTTCCCTAATTACATTATTCCCAAACCCCTGCACAGCAAGCTATTTCCAGATCAGCACAAAAGAAAAACAGCCGAAAAGGACTTGCCTACCGTATCAATATGCACATTGACTCACAACAGAGAGTCGCATGTTAGGCGACTCCAGAAATGCGTGGAGGCACAGGACTATCCACCGGAAAAGATTGAATGGCTGATACTGGACGATTCCAGTGAGTACAAACACAACCTTACACTTACGAGTACAACTGGAATCAAGATTAAGTACCAGAGGGTGAAGCAAAAAATGCAACTGGGCAAGAAGCGGAATGTTGCTCACAAGCTTTGCAGCCACGACTACATAGTCTACATGGATGATGACGACTTTTATCATCCCCAAAGAGTCAGACATGCAATCGAGCGCCTCATCCAAGAAGGCAAAGAACTTGCTGGAAGCACATCTCTACTGATTTATTTCTTACATGACAGGACGCTCTGGCTCTCTGGTCCATTTGGCGCAAACCACGCCACAGCAGGAACATTTGCGATGACCAGAAGGTTTGCTCAAAGCCATTTTTATGACAACGAGTCATCATGCAATGAAGAGAAAGAGTTCCTAAACAACTACACAATTCCAATGGCGCAACTTGCTCCTGAGAAGACAATGATCTGCATTTCACATGAGTCAAACACCTTTGACAAAAAGCAGATGAGAAAACAGGGAGAAACTCCAAGAATGCGAAAGGTTGATTCTGCAGAAGTCACAAGAGTGCTCGACGATTTTTTCATGTGA
- a CDS encoding DEAD/DEAH box helicase translates to MSLLHATWLPVVPAGSFAKGKAPTAGLLIWADTWRVAEPLSPAAEAPFHPLSLDLDDLATWLDENNFWSEDLRQATVTLTLPSRQQLSKGQKSSESSAWSGLPLQSGEPLPKDLSWWPWQVEGWFLKPGPAAAWLNQLPLSGAYEAGLGDDLLWWCHVQRWCLSLIARGRWLPESADGKASWRPLLNREDDRRRLEELALRMPQVVAASSPDPQLACGRPRSNRLLVASIVDKLVDGQLREAFQPGAAGLDPLLSAWEDGLASRDGKLKLDEEEQERLCGASNHWRETVAGKVAPARACLELFTPPEGEELWELKFGLQAEADPSLRVPAGLVWAAGDSNLALGEIQLEQPGALLLEGLGRALLAFEPLERGLDAATPEAMQLTPAEAFVLVRTAASRLRDVGVGVVLPASLSGGLASRLGLAITAELPEKSRGFTLGETLEWRWEFMIGGVTLNLKDLEKLSAKRSPLVQHKGAWIELRPLDLKNAEKFCSAEPPFSLDDALRITGNEGETLSRLPVHAFTAGPRLQAVLEQYHQQKAPDPLPAPPGFAGQLRPYQERGLGWLAFLHRFDQGACLADDMGLGKTIQLLAFLQHLKAEEELKRPVLLVAPTSVLTNWKREAAAFTPDLTVNEHYGPRRPSSPEALKKALKGVDLVLTTYGLLQRDSELLDKVDWQGVVIDEAQAIKNHAAKQSMAARDMGRPGKGPRFRIALTGTPVENRVSELWALMDFLNPKVLGDEPFFRQRYRMPIERYGDMSSLRDLKGRVGPFILRRLKTDKSIISDLPEKVELSEWVGLAPEQKKLYSKTVDESLDAIARSPLGQKHGQVLALLTKLKQICNHPALALKQDPADADASFFKEFAARSAKVQRLEEILEEVMEAGDRALLFTQFAEWGHLLKAHLEHKWRQEVPFLYGSTSKTERQAMVDRFQDDPRGPQLFLLSLKAGGVGLNLTRASHVFHIDRWWNPAVENQATDRAYRIGQQNRVMVHKFITSGSVEERIDRMIKEKSKLAEDIVGSGEDWLGGMDVSQLKELVTLSDD, encoded by the coding sequence ATGAGCCTGCTGCATGCCACCTGGCTGCCCGTCGTTCCGGCGGGGAGCTTCGCCAAAGGCAAGGCGCCTACAGCCGGCCTGTTGATCTGGGCGGACACCTGGCGCGTGGCCGAACCGCTCAGTCCGGCAGCTGAGGCGCCGTTCCACCCCCTCAGCCTGGATCTGGACGATCTGGCCACCTGGCTGGACGAGAACAACTTCTGGTCCGAGGACCTGCGCCAGGCCACCGTCACCCTGACCCTGCCGAGCCGGCAGCAACTGAGCAAAGGACAAAAGAGCAGCGAATCCAGTGCCTGGAGCGGCCTGCCGCTGCAATCAGGAGAACCGCTGCCGAAGGATCTGAGCTGGTGGCCCTGGCAAGTCGAGGGCTGGTTCCTCAAACCGGGCCCCGCTGCCGCCTGGCTCAATCAACTGCCCCTCTCGGGGGCCTACGAGGCCGGACTGGGTGATGACCTGCTCTGGTGGTGCCACGTCCAGCGCTGGTGCCTCAGCCTGATCGCCCGGGGCCGCTGGCTACCCGAGAGCGCGGATGGCAAGGCCAGCTGGCGCCCGCTGCTGAACCGTGAGGACGACCGCCGCCGGCTCGAGGAGCTGGCCTTGCGCATGCCCCAGGTGGTGGCGGCCTCCAGCCCAGATCCCCAGTTGGCCTGCGGCCGCCCCCGCTCCAACCGGCTGCTGGTGGCGAGCATCGTCGACAAGCTGGTGGACGGCCAGCTACGCGAAGCCTTCCAACCCGGTGCAGCCGGCCTCGATCCACTGCTGTCTGCCTGGGAAGACGGCCTGGCCAGCCGCGACGGCAAGCTCAAACTCGATGAAGAGGAGCAAGAGCGCCTCTGCGGCGCAAGCAACCACTGGCGCGAGACCGTCGCCGGCAAGGTGGCTCCCGCCCGGGCCTGCCTGGAGCTGTTCACGCCGCCGGAAGGGGAGGAACTCTGGGAACTGAAATTCGGCCTCCAGGCGGAAGCCGACCCCAGCCTGCGGGTGCCCGCTGGACTGGTCTGGGCCGCAGGGGACAGCAACCTGGCCCTGGGTGAGATCCAACTGGAGCAGCCCGGAGCGCTCCTGCTGGAGGGTCTGGGCCGCGCCCTCTTGGCCTTTGAGCCTCTTGAGCGGGGCCTGGATGCCGCCACCCCTGAGGCGATGCAGCTCACCCCCGCGGAGGCCTTCGTCCTGGTGCGGACCGCCGCTTCCCGCCTGCGGGATGTGGGCGTCGGGGTGGTGCTCCCCGCGAGCCTCTCCGGTGGCCTGGCCAGCCGCCTGGGCCTGGCCATCACCGCCGAGCTGCCCGAGAAGTCCCGCGGCTTCACTCTCGGGGAAACCCTGGAGTGGCGCTGGGAATTCATGATCGGCGGGGTCACGTTGAACCTGAAGGACCTCGAGAAGCTCTCGGCCAAGCGCAGCCCGCTGGTGCAGCACAAGGGGGCCTGGATCGAACTGCGGCCCCTGGACCTCAAGAACGCCGAGAAGTTCTGCTCCGCTGAGCCCCCCTTCAGCCTCGATGACGCCCTGCGGATCACGGGCAATGAAGGGGAGACCCTCTCCCGCTTGCCGGTCCATGCCTTCACGGCCGGGCCCCGCCTGCAGGCGGTGCTGGAGCAGTACCACCAGCAGAAAGCCCCCGATCCCCTGCCAGCGCCCCCTGGGTTCGCCGGACAACTGCGGCCCTATCAGGAGCGCGGTCTGGGCTGGCTGGCCTTCCTGCATCGCTTCGATCAGGGCGCCTGCCTGGCCGATGACATGGGTCTGGGTAAAACGATCCAACTCTTGGCCTTCCTGCAGCACCTCAAGGCTGAAGAGGAGCTCAAACGCCCGGTGCTCCTGGTCGCTCCCACCTCGGTGCTGACCAACTGGAAGCGGGAAGCCGCCGCCTTCACCCCAGATCTGACGGTCAACGAGCACTACGGACCCCGCCGCCCCTCCAGCCCCGAGGCCCTGAAAAAAGCGCTGAAGGGTGTGGACCTGGTGCTGACCACCTACGGCCTGCTGCAGCGGGACAGCGAACTGCTGGACAAGGTCGATTGGCAGGGGGTCGTGATCGATGAAGCCCAGGCGATCAAGAACCACGCCGCCAAGCAGTCCATGGCTGCCCGGGACATGGGGCGCCCCGGCAAGGGTCCCCGCTTCCGCATCGCCCTGACCGGCACACCGGTGGAGAACCGGGTGAGCGAGCTCTGGGCCCTGATGGACTTCCTTAACCCCAAGGTGCTCGGCGATGAGCCCTTCTTCCGCCAGCGCTACCGGATGCCGATCGAGCGCTACGGCGACATGTCCTCGCTGCGGGACCTCAAGGGCCGCGTCGGCCCCTTCATCCTGCGCCGCCTGAAGACCGACAAATCGATCATTTCCGACCTGCCCGAGAAGGTGGAACTGAGCGAATGGGTGGGCCTGGCCCCCGAGCAGAAGAAGCTCTACTCCAAGACCGTGGACGAGAGCCTCGATGCCATCGCCCGGTCGCCCCTGGGCCAGAAGCACGGTCAGGTGCTGGCGCTGCTCACCAAGCTCAAGCAGATCTGCAACCACCCGGCCCTGGCCCTCAAGCAGGACCCAGCCGACGCGGATGCCAGCTTCTTCAAGGAGTTCGCTGCCCGTAGCGCCAAGGTGCAGCGGCTGGAGGAAATCCTCGAGGAGGTGATGGAAGCGGGCGATCGGGCCCTGCTCTTCACCCAATTCGCCGAATGGGGCCATCTGCTCAAGGCCCATCTCGAGCACAAGTGGCGCCAAGAGGTGCCCTTCCTCTACGGCAGCACCAGCAAGACCGAACGCCAGGCCATGGTCGACCGCTTCCAGGACGACCCCCGCGGCCCGCAACTGTTCCTGCTGTCCCTCAAGGCCGGCGGCGTCGGCCTGAACCTGACCCGGGCCAGCCACGTGTTCCACATCGACCGCTGGTGGAACCCCGCCGTGGAGAACCAGGCCACAGACCGCGCCTACCGGATCGGCCAGCAGAACCGGGTGATGGTGCACAAGTTCATCACCAGTGGCTCAGTCGAAGAGCGCATCGACCGAATGATCAAGGAGAAGTCCAAACTCGCCGAAGACATCGTTGGCTCCGGTGAGGATTGGCTCGGCGGCATGGACGTAAGCCAACTCAAAGAACTCGTCACCCTCAGTGATGACTAA
- the alaS gene encoding alanine--tRNA ligase, with product MAAAPRTGAEIRAAFLDFYEQRGHKPMASASLVPEDPTVLLTIAGMLPFKPVFLGQQPRPSARATSSQKCIRTNDIENVGRTARHHTFFEMLGNFSFGDYFKEQAIQWAWELSTTVFGISPKNLVVSVFREDDEAEAIWRDVVGVNPKRIIRMDEADNFWASGPTGPCGPCSEIYYDFKPELGDEGIDLEDDSRFIEFYNLVFMQYNRDAEGNLTPLENRNIDTGMGLERMAQILQKVPNNYETDLIYPLIETAAGLAGVDYRQLDAKGQTSLKVIGDHSRAVTQLICDGVNASNLGRGYILRRLLRRVVRHGRLLGIDKPFLTAMGEASIALMQSAYPQLLERQEVILSELKREEARFLETLERGEKLLADVLAAKPKQISGEQAFELYDTYGFPLELTQEIAEEHGLAVDLDGFEQAMEAQRQRAKAAAVSIDLTLQDAIDQMAADLEATRFRGYELLDHSSSVQALVVNGEPAERAEAGDSVQLVLDTTPFYGEGGGQVGDRGVLSGDGLIVAIEAVSRNRSVFVHSGRVERGSVSVGDVVHGQVDRTCRRRAQANHTATHLLQSALKQVVDPGIGQAGSLVDFDRLRFDFHCPRAITAAELEQIETLINGWIAEAHSLEVQEMAIEKAKAAGAVAMFGEKYADVVRVVDVPGVSMELCGGTHVSNTAEIGLFKIVSESGVAAGIRRIEAVAGAAVLAYLNERDAVVKQLGERFKAQPAEIVDRVLTLQSELKASQKALASAREELALAKSAALASQAEAIGDFQVLISRLDGVEGGGLQSAAQGLVDQLGDGAAVVLGGLPDPSDLGKVILVAAFGKGVIAKGQQAGKFIGAVAKACGGGGGGRPNLAQAGGRDGAALDAALEQAKGELTAALG from the coding sequence ATGGCCGCCGCTCCCCGCACTGGTGCTGAGATCCGTGCGGCCTTTCTCGACTTCTACGAGCAGCGGGGCCACAAGCCGATGGCCAGTGCCTCCCTGGTGCCGGAGGACCCGACGGTTCTGCTGACCATCGCCGGGATGCTGCCGTTTAAGCCGGTCTTCCTGGGGCAGCAGCCCCGCCCGTCGGCCCGTGCGACCAGCAGCCAGAAGTGCATTCGCACCAACGACATCGAAAACGTGGGCCGCACGGCCCGGCACCACACGTTCTTCGAGATGCTCGGGAACTTCTCCTTTGGTGACTACTTCAAGGAGCAAGCGATCCAGTGGGCCTGGGAGCTGAGCACCACGGTCTTCGGCATCAGCCCCAAGAACCTGGTGGTCAGCGTCTTCCGCGAGGACGACGAAGCCGAGGCGATCTGGCGCGATGTGGTGGGGGTGAACCCCAAGCGGATCATCCGCATGGATGAAGCCGACAACTTCTGGGCCTCGGGCCCCACGGGCCCCTGCGGTCCCTGCTCGGAGATCTATTACGACTTCAAGCCCGAACTGGGCGATGAGGGCATCGACCTCGAGGACGACAGCCGCTTCATCGAGTTCTACAACTTGGTGTTCATGCAGTACAACCGCGACGCGGAGGGCAACCTCACGCCGCTGGAGAACCGCAACATCGACACCGGGATGGGCCTCGAGCGGATGGCCCAGATCCTGCAGAAGGTTCCGAACAACTACGAGACCGACCTGATCTATCCGCTGATTGAGACGGCAGCTGGTCTCGCTGGGGTCGACTACCGGCAACTCGATGCCAAGGGTCAGACGTCTCTGAAGGTGATCGGGGACCACAGCCGGGCGGTGACCCAGCTGATCTGTGATGGCGTCAACGCCAGCAACCTGGGGCGCGGTTACATCCTGCGCCGCCTGCTCCGTCGCGTGGTCCGCCACGGACGTCTCCTGGGGATCGACAAGCCCTTCCTGACGGCGATGGGTGAGGCGTCGATTGCCCTGATGCAGTCGGCCTATCCCCAGCTGCTGGAGCGTCAGGAGGTGATCCTCTCGGAGCTCAAGCGCGAAGAAGCACGCTTTCTGGAGACCCTGGAGCGGGGCGAGAAGCTGCTGGCGGATGTCCTGGCGGCCAAGCCCAAGCAGATCTCAGGGGAGCAGGCCTTTGAGCTCTACGACACCTACGGCTTCCCCCTGGAGTTGACCCAGGAGATCGCCGAGGAGCATGGCCTCGCGGTGGATCTGGACGGCTTTGAGCAGGCCATGGAGGCCCAGCGCCAGCGGGCGAAGGCCGCCGCCGTCAGCATTGACTTGACCCTGCAGGACGCCATTGATCAGATGGCCGCCGATTTGGAGGCCACTCGCTTTCGGGGGTACGAGTTGCTGGACCACAGCAGCAGCGTTCAGGCGCTGGTGGTCAACGGTGAGCCGGCGGAGCGGGCCGAGGCTGGCGACAGTGTGCAGCTGGTGCTCGACACCACCCCCTTCTATGGCGAAGGCGGCGGTCAGGTGGGCGACCGCGGCGTGCTGAGCGGTGACGGCTTGATCGTCGCGATTGAGGCGGTGAGCCGAAACCGCAGCGTCTTTGTCCATAGCGGCCGGGTGGAGCGCGGCAGCGTGAGCGTCGGCGATGTGGTCCATGGCCAGGTGGATCGGACCTGCCGCCGGCGGGCTCAGGCGAACCACACGGCGACCCACCTGTTGCAGTCGGCGCTGAAGCAGGTGGTTGATCCGGGGATTGGCCAGGCCGGTTCCCTGGTGGATTTCGATCGCCTGCGCTTTGACTTCCACTGCCCCCGGGCGATTACGGCTGCTGAACTCGAGCAGATCGAGACCTTGATCAACGGCTGGATCGCCGAGGCCCATAGCCTCGAGGTGCAGGAGATGGCGATCGAGAAGGCCAAGGCCGCCGGTGCGGTGGCGATGTTCGGGGAGAAATACGCCGATGTGGTCCGGGTCGTCGATGTTCCCGGGGTCTCGATGGAGCTCTGCGGCGGCACCCACGTCAGCAACACCGCTGAGATTGGCCTGTTCAAGATCGTCAGCGAAAGCGGCGTGGCCGCGGGCATCCGCCGCATCGAGGCCGTGGCGGGTGCGGCGGTGCTCGCTTACCTCAATGAGCGCGATGCGGTGGTGAAGCAACTCGGCGAGCGCTTCAAGGCCCAGCCGGCGGAAATCGTCGATCGCGTCCTGACCCTGCAGAGCGAACTGAAGGCCAGCCAGAAGGCCCTGGCCTCGGCCCGTGAGGAGCTGGCACTCGCGAAATCGGCGGCCTTGGCGAGCCAAGCCGAAGCGATCGGCGACTTCCAGGTGCTGATCAGCCGTCTGGATGGCGTCGAAGGCGGCGGCCTGCAGAGCGCCGCCCAGGGGCTGGTGGATCAGCTGGGCGATGGTGCGGCCGTGGTCTTAGGCGGTCTCCCGGATCCCTCGGATCTGGGCAAGGTGATCCTGGTGGCGGCCTTCGGCAAGGGCGTGATCGCCAAGGGTCAGCAGGCCGGCAAGTTCATCGGTGCTGTGGCTAAGGCCTGCGGCGGCGGCGGCGGCGGCCGGCCCAACCTGGCGCAAGCCGGTGGCCGCGACGGTGCAGCCCTGGATGCCGCGTTGGAGCAGGCCAAAGGCGAGCTGACTGCAGCCCTGGGCTGA
- a CDS encoding Crp/Fnr family transcriptional regulator yields the protein MPTAFSVQELQAIPFFSAINEEDAAVLLDRHRLVEVMPGQTLVMEADWGENLMVVISGLAKVRSYNADGEESVLSLVGAGELLGELSVLDGDARSADVVTLSPVKLLKLQGTGFQRVLQANMSLALGIARLEASRLRDLNRRFGVQKSDATTRLLDALAYLARKSSAEDNPLALMPPLSQGEIAILAGLARETASRTMSKLRSRGVVNEENGCMQLTSLEPLQKRGLIA from the coding sequence ATGCCCACCGCGTTTTCGGTCCAAGAGCTTCAGGCCATTCCGTTTTTCAGCGCGATCAACGAGGAGGACGCTGCCGTTCTGCTGGATCGTCATCGCCTGGTGGAGGTGATGCCGGGGCAAACCCTGGTGATGGAGGCCGATTGGGGCGAAAACCTGATGGTGGTCATCAGTGGCCTGGCCAAGGTGCGCTCCTACAACGCTGATGGCGAGGAGTCGGTCTTGTCCTTGGTCGGTGCGGGGGAGTTGCTGGGGGAGCTGTCGGTCTTGGACGGTGATGCCCGCTCGGCGGATGTGGTGACCCTCTCTCCGGTGAAGCTGTTGAAGTTGCAGGGCACTGGGTTTCAGAGGGTGCTGCAGGCCAACATGAGCCTGGCTCTGGGAATCGCGCGACTCGAGGCTTCGCGCTTGCGGGATCTCAATCGCCGTTTCGGCGTTCAGAAAAGCGATGCGACAACGCGGCTACTGGATGCCTTGGCCTACCTGGCGCGCAAGAGCAGCGCTGAAGACAACCCTTTGGCACTGATGCCGCCTCTCTCCCAAGGAGAGATCGCGATCTTGGCGGGGTTGGCTCGGGAAACGGCCTCGCGAACGATGAGCAAATTGCGCAGCCGTGGGGTCGTGAATGAAGAGAACGGCTGCATGCAACTCACGTCTCTCGAGCCCCTGCAGAAACGTGGCTTGATCGCTTAG